The genomic segment ACACTCGCCACCATGGCTCCGAAGAGCACGCCGGACATCCGGTTCGGCACATTCGTCGACTTCTCCCGCTGACACCCCGCCCCACCCGGACCCGCACACACGTGACGGCTCCCGCGCCCCGGTTCCGCCGACGCCTGACCGGCGTCACGGCAGCAGCCCCGCCCGCCGCGCCGCCACCACGGCCTCCAACCGGGTGTGCGCCCCCAGCTTCCGCATCGCCGAGCGCAGATACCCCTTCACGGTCTCGGGCCGCACCCCCAGCCGCTCGGCGGCCCTCGCGTTCGTCGCCCCGGCCGCCACACACGACAGGACGTCCACCTCACGCGGCGCCAGCTCCACCTCACGGGCCGGTGCCGGCCGGGGCCCCGCGGCCGAGGCCAGCCGCCCGCACACCGTCCGCAGCTCGTCGCGCAGCGCCGGGTCGACGATCCTCGGCACCAGGGCGCGCAGTTCGCGGTGCGCCTCGCGCACGTCCTCCCACGCACCCGGCGCGGCCCGGGGATCGGTCACCTGTTCCCGGGAACGGTCGAGGAGCTGCCGCACCTCGTCCCGTACCGCCAGCGCCTGCTCCACGTCACGGGCCGCCGCGACGGCCGCGTCGAACGTCCGGTCCCCGAGCGTCAACGGCTCGCGCAGCGCCCCGTACAGCACGCCCCGCACCCTGCGCCGGACGACGACGGGCACCGCCACCACCGAGCGCAGGCCCTCCGCCGCGACCGCCACGTCGTACTCGTGACTGATGTGGCGCGACGAGGCGTAGTCCGTCACCGCGCACGGACGCGACAGGGCCATCGACTTGCCGCCGAGCCCGCTGCCCGCCGAGATCACGAGCCCCCGCAGGGCGGTGGACCGGGTGCCGTTCAGTTCGGCGATCCGGGTGTGACGGGCGTCGGAGAGCAGCCCGCCGAACGCGACGGGAAGCCCGCTTGACCGGCGCAGCCGCAGCAGCGCCGCTCGCATCTCGACCGCGTCGACCGATTCCGGCACGCTGATGCCCTCCGCCACTGGCTGTCCCCCCATCCGGGGGTGGTGAGACCTGAGTCACTGTTTACATGATGTCAAGCGACCGGTCCGGTCCGCAACGAGGAGGGCACATGTCGGCAACCAGCGCGACGGAGACGTTCCGGGCCGCCCGGGACTTTCTGCTCCGCAACCGCGAGGACTACGCGGCGGCGTACGAGGGATTCCGCTGGCCCAGGCCCGCACACTTCAACTGGGCCCTGGACTGGTTCGACGTCATCGCCGAAGGCAACGACCGCACCGCCCTGCACATCGTGGAGGAGGACGGCCGGCGCACCGAGACGACCTTCGCCCGGATGTCCGCCCGCTCCAACCAGGCGGCCAACTGGCTGCGCGCCCAGGGGGTACGCGAGGGCGACCGCATCCTCGTCATGCTCGGCAACCAGGTCGAGCTGTGGGAGACCGCCCTCGCCGCCATGAAGCTGCGCGCCGTCGTCATCCCCGCCACCCCGCTCCTCGGCGCCGCCGACCTGCGTGACCGGGTGGCGCGCGGCCGGGTCCGGCACGTCCTCGTGCGGGACGCGGACACGGCGAAGTTCGACGGCGTACCGGGCGACTACACCCGGATCGTGGTCGGCGACGCGCCCACGGGCGACACCGCCGGGTGGCGGTCGTACGCCGGCGCGGACGCGTTCCCGGAGACCTTCCGGGCGGACCGGGAGACCGACCCCGACGAACCGCTGATGCTGTACTTCACCTCCGGCACCACCGCCAGCCCCAAGCTGGTCGAGCACACCCATGTGTCGTACCCCATCGGCCACTTGGCGACGATGTACTGGATCGGGCTCAAGCCCGGGGACGTGCACCTCAACATCTCGTCGCCCGGCTGGGCCAAGCACGCCTGGTCCAACCTCTTCGCACCGTGGAACGCCGAGGCGACCGTCTTCATCTTCAACTACACCCGTTTCGACGCGGCCCGGCTGATGGCGGAGATGGACCGCTCGGGCGTGACGAGCTTCTGCGCCCCGCCCACCGTGTGGCGGATGCTCATCCAGGCCGACCTGTCCCAGCTGAAGAGCCCGCCCCGCGAGGTGGTGGCGGCGGGGGAGCCGCTGAACCCCGAGGTCATCGAGACGGTACGGCGGGAGTGGGGCGCCACGATCCGGGACGGTTTCGGCCAGACCGAGACGGCCGTCCAGGTCGCCAACACCCCCTCGCAACTGCTGAAGGCGGGCTCGATGGGCAGGCCCACCCCCGGCTACACGGTGGTGCTGCTCGACCCGGTCAGCGGCGAACCCGGCGCCGCCGAGGGCGAGATCTCCCTCGATCTGTCCAGCGCGCCGGTCGGGCTGATGACGGGCTACCACGGCGACCCGGACCGCACGGCCGAGGCCATGGCCGGCGGCTACTACCGCACGGGCGACATCGGTTCACGCGACGACGACGGCTACATCACCTATGTGGGCCGGGCCGACGACGTCTTCAAGGCGTCCGACTACAAGATCTCCCCGTTCGAGCTGGAGAGCGCCCTGCTGGAGCACGAGGCGGTCGCCGAGGCCGCGGTCGTGCCCGCGCCCGACCCCGTCAGGCTCGCCGTCCCGAAGGCGTACATCGTGCTCGCCGAGGGCTGGGAGCCCGGCCCCGACACCGCGAAGGTGCTGTTCGCGCACTCCCGGTCCGTCCTCGCCCCGTACAAGCGGGTGCGCAGGCTGGAGTTCGCCGAGCTGCCGAAGACCGTCTCGGGCAAGATCCGCCGGATCGAACTGCGCGAGCGCACCGCGCAGGGCCTGGGCACCGAGTACGACGAGGGGGACCTGCGATGACGGGGTCGGCCGCGCCGTCGTACGCGCACGGCACGGGCGCCACCGCACTGCTCGGCGACACCATCGGACGCAACCTCGACCGGGCGGTCGAGTCCTACCCGGACCGCGAGGCCCTGGTGGACATCCCCCAGGGCGTCCGCTGGACCTACGCCCGGTTCGGCGCGGAAGTGAACCGGCTGGCGCGCGCGCTGATGGGCGGCGGCGT from the Streptomyces sp. AM 4-1-1 genome contains:
- a CDS encoding helix-turn-helix transcriptional regulator, which encodes MPESVDAVEMRAALLRLRRSSGLPVAFGGLLSDARHTRIAELNGTRSTALRGLVISAGSGLGGKSMALSRPCAVTDYASSRHISHEYDVAVAAEGLRSVVAVPVVVRRRVRGVLYGALREPLTLGDRTFDAAVAAARDVEQALAVRDEVRQLLDRSREQVTDPRAAPGAWEDVREAHRELRALVPRIVDPALRDELRTVCGRLASAAGPRPAPAREVELAPREVDVLSCVAAGATNARAAERLGVRPETVKGYLRSAMRKLGAHTRLEAVVAARRAGLLP
- a CDS encoding AMP-binding protein; the protein is MSATSATETFRAARDFLLRNREDYAAAYEGFRWPRPAHFNWALDWFDVIAEGNDRTALHIVEEDGRRTETTFARMSARSNQAANWLRAQGVREGDRILVMLGNQVELWETALAAMKLRAVVIPATPLLGAADLRDRVARGRVRHVLVRDADTAKFDGVPGDYTRIVVGDAPTGDTAGWRSYAGADAFPETFRADRETDPDEPLMLYFTSGTTASPKLVEHTHVSYPIGHLATMYWIGLKPGDVHLNISSPGWAKHAWSNLFAPWNAEATVFIFNYTRFDAARLMAEMDRSGVTSFCAPPTVWRMLIQADLSQLKSPPREVVAAGEPLNPEVIETVRREWGATIRDGFGQTETAVQVANTPSQLLKAGSMGRPTPGYTVVLLDPVSGEPGAAEGEISLDLSSAPVGLMTGYHGDPDRTAEAMAGGYYRTGDIGSRDDDGYITYVGRADDVFKASDYKISPFELESALLEHEAVAEAAVVPAPDPVRLAVPKAYIVLAEGWEPGPDTAKVLFAHSRSVLAPYKRVRRLEFAELPKTVSGKIRRIELRERTAQGLGTEYDEGDLR